GTCGCAGTTGCTGCCGGTGTCAACAACCCGCGTGGCGTGGTTGAAAAACAAATACCTCAAGCAATATGTGATGGAAATGGTGGACTTATTGGTGGAGCAGGGTGAGAGTGAGGAGTGGTATGTCTGAAATCAGTAATTAATTATGTTCTTAATATCTGATTTATAAAAGGTTTCTTGCGTATAGGAATCGCTTCTGTTAGAAATGTGCGATATTGTAAAAACAGCACGCATCACAGTGCGTTAGGATGAAAAATGATGAAAAAACTACCTTTATTGATGGCAACAGTTGTCACACTTGCAGGGTTACATCTGACCGCTTGTGCAGAAGAGAAAGCAGCTAAACCTGTAGCAACTGAGGAAGCAGCTAAACCTGTAGCGACTGAGGAAGCGCCAAAACAAGCGACTGAACAAGCCGCAAAACCTGCGGAAGCAACGGGAGACGCTGCCGCTAAACCATCTGCTGATGCTGCGCAGGCACCTGCACCCACTGAGAATGCTGAAAAGAAAGCAGACGGTGATGCAGCGGCAGCTCCGGCTGAAGCTAAAGATGCGAAAAAAGCAGAAGGTGGTGATGAACCTGGTTGTAACTAGGTTCATGCTTACATTCTGTGGCTGAATTCTTGAAAGGAGAGTGAGGGGATTCCGCCGTGGAAACGAACGTTTATTAATTGGAGGATATGCATGAAATTGACAAAATTATTCGGTATGGCTGCCTTGGTTGCAGGTTTGAGTGCTTCTGGTGCGTTATTGGCTGACGAGGCTAAGCCTGTAGGCATTACCGCAGACAAAATGAGCATTACAGTTAAACACGGTGGTGAATCAGTAGAAATTAAGCGCAATCAAGACAATAAAGCGGTAGTGATTGATGATTTTGCTAAGACCTCACGCCCTTGCCCGCCATTCTGTATCCAGCCAGATACTGTTGCTGATGGTGTTGAAACCATTGCTGAAATGGGTATGCTGGGTTATCTCGAAAAAATGAGTGGTGGCGATGCCAGTGTTTTGGTCGTTGACTCCCGCACTGCTGACTGGGTAGAAAAAGGTACGATTCCTGGTGCAGTTAATATTCCATGGGAAGGCTTAGCACCGGATAAAGGCGCTACTACTGAAGGCATTATCAAAATCCTGTCCGAGCAGTTTGGTGCAAAATTGGCAGATGGGAAGGACTCGATGGCAGTAGACGAAGCGGTTGCTGCCGGTGGTGACGCAGTGAGTAAAGTATTTGACTATTCCGGTGCGAAAACATTGGTGCTGTTCTGTAATGGCATGTGGTGTGGTCAATCACCAACCAATATCAAAACCTTGCTGAAGTTTGGCTACCCGGCGGATAAAATCAAGTGGTATCGCGGTGGTATGCAGGACTGGGCGATTCTCGGTTTGACTACCGTTAAGCCAGCCGCTGCTAAGTAAGCCCTTCAGTTTAATCTGAATAACAAAAAGCCAGCATCTGCTGGCTTTTTGTGTTTAGGGGCTTAAGCGTTCCTGTACCAAGACCCACGGGGCTACTACGACTGCCCATAAATGATCGGGGTGGCGGTTTGCCCAGTCGATGGCGATTTCATCGCGAAGTTGCCCAACTTGCTGAGTTGCTAACCATTGTTGGATTAAGTGGGTATTGTCTTCGGCAATACCGGTGGCAACGGCAACGAGATCCAAGCTTGCATCCACGTGTATGACTTTGCCGCCTGCAAAATAGCGCTCCAGTTCCAGCCAAGTGATCCGCGCGGTTTCGAGGTTCAAGCGGTCACGTAGGGGTAATGATTCTTCCATATTCCTTATCTATTGGGTGATTATCATGCGGATATTTTACGGCAGAGGGTTGCCTTAAGGATAGCCGTTATCAGCTTTCATTTAGTTTGTCTCTAGCGTATTGAATATTTTCTTGAATGCGCGGGTGTTGGTCGGTGGGTACGGCTGGGTTTGACAATAATTGAGTACAAAGGTCAATGGATTGCTGATAACGACCGGTCCAATAAGCTGCAATGGCTAATTCATCGGCTGCATTCCACGTGTAAACCGTATTACTGATAAAGAGTAAATCAGGTGTCATCGGTGTATTAAAAGCGGTTAATGCATATACATAGGCAAGGGAGTAACGCTCTTGTGAGCGTAAGTATTTGGCTAGATGATAGAGGGCTTCGGCTCGGCTAGGGCGATTTTCATAGGCTGTTAGGTAAGCGTTGATAATGGTTTCGCTGGGTTCTGCTAAATATTCTTTGATGCGGGCAATTTCAAACAGCGAGAACCAAACCTCTTCCTTCCAACCACCTTGACTGACCCGCTTTTGGTAGGTTGCAATAGCCTGTTCGTGAGCGCCGCTGTCGCGGTAAGTTTTGGCTAGATAAAAGGTATTGCGGGTGATAAGAGAGGGGGCATGATTTAATAAACCACTGTCTTTGGCTGCTTTGCGTGCTGCATGGCTGGCTGATTTAAGCGTCTCTAATTGTGTGATTTGCTCTTGAAGTAGGCGTGCATCCCGTGCGTACTTATCACTTTTTGCACCACCATCGGCGAAATCTAGCATGGAAATGCTGTGTAAATGTTCTTGTTTGCTGAGAAATGGTGTGATGGAGTCGCAGTATTCGTGCGTAGCTCCCCAGTAACGAAACCGTCGTTCGCCTTTTAAATGTCCGTTAACGAGACGGGTGTTGGAATAGGTTAATGTGCCACCGAGTGCTTGTTGATCGACCAAATAGGCATCGGCATCGAGGTGGTGTTTCCAGTTAGGATTCAGGACGTTCAGTGCCATGTCTGCATCGCAAAATAGGATATAGTCGGCTTTGGTTTCGGCTAATGCTAGGGCTTCACTGCGATTATGGGAAAAATTTACCCACGTACGTTCAATAAGTTCGCCTGGTATGCCATGTTGTGCCATGAAGGTGCGGATGATGTCTTGCGTGCCATCGGTTGAGCCAGTATCCACGACTACCCAGTAATTCAGTTCATTGACCATTGAAGCCATGCAGCGTTCGATGATGTGGGCTTCGTTTTTGACAATCGCGTTCCAACAGATAGTTTTGGGATTTGTATTCATAATATTTACTCGATGGCTGGTATTGGGTGACGGTCTAGCGTTTTTTGTGCAAATTTCAGGTTATTTTCTATGCGTGGTTTTTGATCGTCAGGTGTTTGAGGATTGTCGAGAAGCTTCATTAGCATGTCAGTGGCTTGCTGTAATTGCCCTGTGTAAATGGCGCAGATAGATAGCTCATCGATAAATTGCCAGTGATAAACACCGGGGTCGAGAAAGAGTACGTCATTCGGTAGTGGCGTGTCTTTTGCTGTCGAACCGAGTTGATAACCCAGTCGATAATGTTTGTTGATGCGGCAAATTCTGACCGCTTCGCATAATGCTTCTAAACGTTGGGGACGGTAATGGTATGCCGTGACGTAAGCATCCAGTACTTCCAAAAGGGGGTGATCTAACTTGGACTTATGATGCGCAACTTCCAGTAGTGAGTAGTAGACCTCTTCGTGCCACCCGCCCATCGTTACACGTTTTTGGTAGTGGGTGAGAGCTTTTTCAGGATAACCGGCATCGCGGTAACTTTGCGCGAGATAAAATTGGTAACGGTCATTGTGAGGTTCGGTTTCTAATGCTTTTTCTAATATGCGGGCATCGTCTAGGTATTTGTGGGGATTTTGGCTTCTGGCACCATCAGTCGTGCTGTGTATTTGACAATCATCGGATAACTTGGCACTGGTGTAGGGCAGGTAGCAATATAGGTATTCGTGCAGTACACCTTCCCAATACCAAGGTAGGGTACCGTTAATTAATTTGGGGAAATAATATGTAATTCCCTCGCGGTGCATTTTGATTAGATAGCGATCAGCCGCTAAATTATTGAAGCGATAAGCGTCTGTTTTGATCAGTTGGTCATCCGCATCCATGATAAGAATGTAGTCGGCTTTGCCGAGTGCTTGTTGTAGGGCAAGGTTGCGGTTGTATCCGAAATTTTGCCATTCATTTTCGAGTAGAATGCCGTCAATTCCGTGTTGGGCAAAGTAGTCACGGATAATCTGCTGTGTGCCGTCTGTTGAACCGGTATCGCTGATAACCCAATAGTCGAGCATATCTTTGACGCTATCCAGGCAGCGGGTAATGACTTTGCTTTCATTTTTTACAATCATGTTTAAGCAGATGCTGGGTTTTTCGATCATTGTGGCAACTCCTTAAGGTTTTAGTTTCTAGGGGGTATCAGAGAAAAGCCCACCAATGGCGGGCTTTTCTGCTGGGTGAAAGTGGTAGCCTCAGGGGAGGTCTACCACTCGTTATCCGTGGATAACGTTAGGCTTATTTCACCTTACCGTTCAAGTCCATGCCTTTTTTCAGGTCAGCCTCGAAGGTGAAGGAGCCATCAGCGCCCTTGGTACTTAAGGTGAAGACTTTGCCGTTGCCGTCATTGTCTGCCAAGTGACCATACCAACCGTTGTACGTACCAGAACCGCCAGTCGCTGTCAGCGTGCCGTCAGCTTGCTTTTGTACGCCAGTCAGGCTGATGTCGCCTTTGGAAGTCCACAGTGTCGCGGTGCTGCCACCGTTCCAGATGAACTTAACATCAGCATTGCAACCGTCAGTGGTTTTGCCCATGTAAGTGCCAGGAGTGACCATCGCTGGCATACCAGGGCCCGCAGGACCAGTTGCGCCAGTTGCACCAGTTGCACCAGTTGCACCAGTTGCACCAGTTGCACCAGTTGCACCAGTTGCACCAGTTGCACCAGTTGCACCAGTTGCACCAGTTGCACCAGTTGCACCAGTTGCACCAGTTGCACCAGTAGCACCAGTAGCACCAGTAGCACCAGTAGCACCAGTAGCACCAGTAGCACCAGTAGCACCAGTAGCACCAGTAGCACCAGTAGCACCAGTAGCACCAGTAGCACCAGTAGCACCAGTAGCACCAGTAGCACCAGTAGCACCAGTAGCACCAGTAGCACCAGTAGCACCAGTAGCACCAGTAGCACCAGTGTCACCTTTCAGCCATGCGCGAACGTCGTTTTGGTCAGTTGTGCCGCTGTTATCGAAGTCACCAATAGTGTCTTTGAACCAGTCGAAGAAGCCTTGACCATTTGAACCGTTGCTACCAGTTGCACCAGTAGCACCAGTTGCACCAGTTGCACCAGTTGCACCAGTTGCACCAGTTGCACCAGTAGCACCAGTTGCACCAGTTGCACCAGTTGCACCAGTAGCACCAGTAGCACCAGTAGCACCAGTTGCACCAGTTGCACCAGTAGCACCAGTTGCACCAGTAGCACCAGTAGCACCAGTTGCACCAGTTGCACCAGTAGCACCAGTTGCACCAGTTGCACCAGTTGCACCAGTTGCACCAGTTGCACCAGTTGCACCAGTTGCACCAGTAGCACCAGTTGCACCAGTTGCACCAGTAGCGCCAGTAGCGCCAGTTGCACCAGTGTCACCCTTGTCGCCTTTAGCACCAGTTGCGCCAGTAGCGCCAGTTGCACCAGTGTCACCCTTGTCGCCTTTAGCACCAGTAGCGCCAGTAGCGCCAGTAGCGCCAGTAGCGCCAGTTGCACCAGTTGCACCAGTTGCACCAGTTGCACCAGTTGCACCAGTAGCACCAGTAGCGCCAGTTGCACCAGTAGCGCCAGTAGCGCCAGTAGCGCCAGTTGCACCAGTTGCACCAGTGTCACCCTTGTCGCCTTTAGCACCAGTTGCGCCAGTTGCGCCAGTTGCACCAGTAGCGCCAGTTGCGCCAGTTGCGCCAGTTGCGCCAGTTGCGCCAGTTGCGCCAGTTGCACCAGTTGCACCAGTTGCGCCAGTTGCGCCAGTTGCACCAGTTGCACCAGTTGCACCAGTTGCGCCAGTTGCGCCAGTTGCACCAGTTGCACCAGTTGCACCAGTTGCACCAGTTGCACCAGTTGCACCAGTTGCACCAGTTGCACCAGTTGCGCCAGTTGCACCAGTTGCACCAGTTGCACCAGTTGCACCAGTTGCACCAGTTGCACCAGTTGCGCCAGTTGCGCCAGTTGCGCCAGTTGCACCAGTTGCACCAGTTGCACCGGTGTCACCCTTGTCGCCTTTAGCACCAGTTGCGCCAGTTGCACCAGTTGCGCCAGTTGCACCAGTTGCGCCAGTTGCACCAGTTGCACCAGTTGCACCAGTTGCACCAGTTGCACCAGTTGCGCCAGTTGCGCCAGTTGCGCCAGTTGCACCAGTTGCACCAGTTGCACCAGTTGCGCCAGTTGCACCAGTTGCGCCAGTTGCACCGGTGTCACCCTTGTCGCCTTTAGCACCAGTTGCGCCAGTTGCGCCAGTTGCACCAGTTGCACCGGTGTCACCCTTGTCGCCTTTAGCACCAGTTGCGCCAGTTGCGCCAGTTGCGCCAGTTGCGCCAGTTGCACCGGTGTCACCCTTGTCGCCTTTAGCACCAGTTGCACCAGTTGCGCCAGTTGCGCCAGTTGCACCAGTTGCACCAGTTGCACCGGTGTCACCCTTGTCGCCTTTAGCACCAGTTGCGCCAGTTGCGCCAGTTGCGCCAGTTGCACCGGTGTCACCCTTGTCGCCTTTAGCACCAGTTGCGCCAGTTGCGCCAGTTGCGCCAGTTGCGCCAGTTGCACCAGTTGCACCAGTTGCACCAGTTGCACCAGTTGCACCAGTTGCGCCAGTTGCGCCAGTTGCGCCAGTTGCGCCAGTTGCGCCAGTTGCGCCAGTTGCGCCAGTTGCGCCAGTTGCGCCAGTTGCGCCAGTTGCGCCAGTTGCGCCAGTTGCGCCAGTTGCGCCAGTTGCGCCAGTTGCGCCAGTTGCGCCAGTTGCGCCAGTTGCGCCAGTTGCGCCAGTTGCGCCAGTTGCGCCAGTTGCGCCAGTTGCGCCAGTTGCGCCAGTTGCGCCAGTTGCACCAGTTGCACCAGTTGCGCCAGTAGCACCAGTTGCGCCAGTTGCGCCAGTTGCGCCAGTTGCACCTTGTGGACCTCTTGGACCACGACGACCACGACCACGTCCCGGACCATGGTGGTGTTCGCCATTTACACCACCGTTGGAACCGCCAGTACCAGTGCCAGAACCTGTACCGCCAGTACCAGTGCCGGAGCCTGTACCGCCAGTACCAGTGCCAGAACCTGTACCGCCAGTACCAGTGCCGGAGCCTGTACCGCCAGTACCAGTGCCAGAACCTGTACCGCCAGTACCAGTGCCAGAACCTGTACCGCCAGTACCAGTGCCAGAACCTGTACCGCCAGTACCAGTACCAGTGCCGGAGCCTGTACCACCCGTACCACCAGTTGAACCATCACAAGAACAACCATTACCACCTTGGTCTCCTTGACCGCCTTGGTTGCCTTGACTGCCGCTGTTGCCACCTTGCATTTGTTGCAGTAACTGCATGATCATTTGTAGTAAGCTCATCAGTAACTGGGTGGAATCGCCACCGAGTCCCGGCATTCCACTTGTGCCACCCATCATGGATGAGGTAGATGAACCTAAGCCAGAAGTTGAACTGGTATTGTTGCTGCCATAGTTACCGCTAATCACTGAGTGATTGGAGGTATTGTTGATAGGGTTGAGATTGGACATTGATTTGCTCCTTTGCCTTTACTAATCGTGACTGAAGTCATTTCAGCCGCTTTTTATTATTCCGGGCGTAACAGCCTGAGTGGTTCAGGGTCAACAGACGTGCCAGAAAATCCATATCAGACGTGCCGTTTCTGTTTCACTCGAAATAAATTTTGTTGCGCTCTGCTTTGAGGTTTGGTGCGTTGCGCGATGTTCTGGAGTATGTGTCAAGCTTTTTTAATTCGTGATGGTAGGAGGGATGAAAGTTGCAAACTCGCTTACGAGCGGTTCATGTGCGGGTGTTGTTTGGGCGTTTACAATGGGGAATGATTCGCTGATGATGCGGTCTTATGCATTAATCCACCTCACCAGAAGGCCATTTTCTCATGACTGACTCCTCTCTTGCCAAGCCGTTGAGCTGGGCTGAAGCGTTGCAGGCGTTTCTGCATCCGCGTGTTATCACCATGTTGTTCCTAGGGTTTTCGGCGGGGATTCCGATCCTGTTGATCTTTTCTTCCCTGTCGTTGTGGTTGGGCGAAGCGGGGGTGGAGCGCAAGGCGGTGACGTTTTTCAGTTGGGCGGCGTTGGGGTATTCGTTCAAGTTTGTGTGGGCACCGTTAATCGACAAACTGCCATTGCCATTTTTGACCGCATGGTTAGGTAAGCGGCGGGCGTGGTTGTTGGTTGCTCAGGCGTTGATCATTGTGGCGATTGTGTTGATGGGAAATATTGATCCGGCTCTAGGGCAAGACCATTTGGTGTTGATGGCGTGGGCAGCCGTTTTGCTGGGGTTTTCATCGGCAACGCAGGATATTGTGATTGATGCGTACCGGATTGAGGCGGCAGAAACCCGTTTGCAGGCGATGATGTCTTCCACGTATATCGCGGGTTATCGGTTGGGAATGATTGTGGCGGGGGCTGGGGCGTTGTTTTTGGCGTCTTGGCTGGGGTCGGAAAAAGAGCATTATGTGTACGCGGCATGGCAGTGGACGTATTGGGCAATGGCAGCGACGATGTTGGTGGGGGTGGTGACAACCTTGGTGATTCCCGAACCGGAGCAAAAGCAGGTGGATCGTTACCATTACGCGGCGCTGGATTATTTGCGTTTGGTGTTGGTATTTGCCGCAGCGGTATCCGTATTTGTGTTGGTGTTTGCTTATACGAAAGGAACGTTTGGGGAATGGCAGGCAGTGGTGGATGATGCGTTTGCCGGTTTCGGTTTGGAGGCATTGCATTTGCTGATGGCTCTGCTGATGGCGGTGTTAATGGGCTGGTTATTGGTGGCGCTTGGGGCGGTGAATCGGGCAATGGCGCGGGATACGTGGTTTTCACCGATTGTGGATTTTTTTCGCCGCTACGGGGTACGCACGGCGTTGTTATTGTTGGCATTGATTGGTTTGTATCGGATTACCGATATTGTCCCCGGTGTGATTTCTAACGTGTTTTACCAGGATCTGGGGTTTAGTAAGCCGGAAATTGCGACGGCGGTGAAAACTTTTGGGGTGGTGGTGAGTATTGCCGGGGGATTTATGGGCGGCTTGTTTGCGACCCGCTATGGGGTGATGCGTACCTTGATGTTAGGGGCTATTCTGACGGCGTTTACGAATTTGGTGTTCGTGTGGTTAGCGTATGTCGGGCATGATGTGACGGTCATGTACATCGCGGTGACGGCGGATAATCTGGCGGCAGGGTTTGCGAGTGCAGCATTTGTGGCGTTTTTGTCGTCCCTGACCAGCGTATCGTTTACAGCGGTGCAATACGCGATTTTCAGCTCGTTGATGACGCTATTGCCGAAAACCATTGGCGGGTATTCCGGCACAATTGTGGATAATATTGGCTACCCCGGTTTTTTCACTTTTACTACTTTAATTGGCATTCCAGTGCTGTGGTTGGTCTGGGCGGCGGGTAAGCATTTGAAGGTGGAATGAGACGGGTGCAGATTGTGCCTCATT
The window above is part of the Thiothrix winogradskyi genome. Proteins encoded here:
- a CDS encoding tetratricopeptide repeat-containing glycosyltransferase encodes the protein MIEKPSICLNMIVKNESKVITRCLDSVKDMLDYWVISDTGSTDGTQQIIRDYFAQHGIDGILLENEWQNFGYNRNLALQQALGKADYILIMDADDQLIKTDAYRFNNLAADRYLIKMHREGITYYFPKLINGTLPWYWEGVLHEYLYCYLPYTSAKLSDDCQIHSTTDGARSQNPHKYLDDARILEKALETEPHNDRYQFYLAQSYRDAGYPEKALTHYQKRVTMGGWHEEVYYSLLEVAHHKSKLDHPLLEVLDAYVTAYHYRPQRLEALCEAVRICRINKHYRLGYQLGSTAKDTPLPNDVLFLDPGVYHWQFIDELSICAIYTGQLQQATDMLMKLLDNPQTPDDQKPRIENNLKFAQKTLDRHPIPAIE
- a CDS encoding DUF2288 domain-containing protein codes for the protein MEESLPLRDRLNLETARITWLELERYFAGGKVIHVDASLDLVAVATGIAEDNTHLIQQWLATQQVGQLRDEIAIDWANRHPDHLWAVVVAPWVLVQERLSP
- a CDS encoding AmpG family muropeptide MFS transporter; translated protein: MTDSSLAKPLSWAEALQAFLHPRVITMLFLGFSAGIPILLIFSSLSLWLGEAGVERKAVTFFSWAALGYSFKFVWAPLIDKLPLPFLTAWLGKRRAWLLVAQALIIVAIVLMGNIDPALGQDHLVLMAWAAVLLGFSSATQDIVIDAYRIEAAETRLQAMMSSTYIAGYRLGMIVAGAGALFLASWLGSEKEHYVYAAWQWTYWAMAATMLVGVVTTLVIPEPEQKQVDRYHYAALDYLRLVLVFAAAVSVFVLVFAYTKGTFGEWQAVVDDAFAGFGLEALHLLMALLMAVLMGWLLVALGAVNRAMARDTWFSPIVDFFRRYGVRTALLLLALIGLYRITDIVPGVISNVFYQDLGFSKPEIATAVKTFGVVVSIAGGFMGGLFATRYGVMRTLMLGAILTAFTNLVFVWLAYVGHDVTVMYIAVTADNLAAGFASAAFVAFLSSLTSVSFTAVQYAIFSSLMTLLPKTIGGYSGTIVDNIGYPGFFTFTTLIGIPVLWLVWAAGKHLKVE
- a CDS encoding rhodanese-like domain-containing protein: MKLTKLFGMAALVAGLSASGALLADEAKPVGITADKMSITVKHGGESVEIKRNQDNKAVVIDDFAKTSRPCPPFCIQPDTVADGVETIAEMGMLGYLEKMSGGDASVLVVDSRTADWVEKGTIPGAVNIPWEGLAPDKGATTEGIIKILSEQFGAKLADGKDSMAVDEAVAAGGDAVSKVFDYSGAKTLVLFCNGMWCGQSPTNIKTLLKFGYPADKIKWYRGGMQDWAILGLTTVKPAAAK
- a CDS encoding tetratricopeptide repeat-containing glycosyltransferase, which gives rise to MNTNPKTICWNAIVKNEAHIIERCMASMVNELNYWVVVDTGSTDGTQDIIRTFMAQHGIPGELIERTWVNFSHNRSEALALAETKADYILFCDADMALNVLNPNWKHHLDADAYLVDQQALGGTLTYSNTRLVNGHLKGERRFRYWGATHEYCDSITPFLSKQEHLHSISMLDFADGGAKSDKYARDARLLQEQITQLETLKSASHAARKAAKDSGLLNHAPSLITRNTFYLAKTYRDSGAHEQAIATYQKRVSQGGWKEEVWFSLFEIARIKEYLAEPSETIINAYLTAYENRPSRAEALYHLAKYLRSQERYSLAYVYALTAFNTPMTPDLLFISNTVYTWNAADELAIAAYWTGRYQQSIDLCTQLLSNPAVPTDQHPRIQENIQYARDKLNES